DNA from Lates calcarifer isolate ASB-BC8 linkage group LG14, TLL_Latcal_v3, whole genome shotgun sequence:
TTAAGTGTTATGCACAGACATCAGTAGTGTAAATTACTTGTGTAGCTTTCTCCTTTCAAGATGGCAGATGATGGTGGATTCTCAATGCCAAGCTCTGAAGTGGATCAAGGATGAATAGATGCAAAGTGTTGACTTGAATTAGCCAGAGTACTCATTAGACCAGTCTAGACAGGTTAGatattgttgttttcagtgttgcatAGTTTCTTTTCTGGGGCAAAACCATGGTTATTGagtgtcttttatttttgttttcatctgatGATATGTAATACAACTGTACAAACAGGTCAGCCTATTTGCACACTTCAGAATGTTATGTTTTGCTGCCAGTTCCATCCATACATTGCTACTGATGctcattttcagcttttcaccTTCAGCAGCTATTTTGTAACAGCAGTACAGGTAATGTGTGCACAGAAGCTACAGGGTgacaatttaaaatgttaacatggGACTTAGTTGAGCCTGAACAGActgagaaatgaatgaaacttaTGAATGGGTTCCATTGTTGTTGTAATAGAGACACAAGTGTATATGAGCAGTGTAGAGCTTTTTCAAAGTAAGCTCCTCAGTGTTCTCTCTTGATATCACTCCCTCTCACAAGCCTGCATCAAAATATAATGCAGAGTGAAATTTGTCCTCCTATTGTATCTGTTGGTGTTCCCTAGTTGATAGTGTAGATGAGCTCAcattgattgtgtgtgtgtgtatgtgtgtgtggaatttaaacacagatgaaaagccTTTATCATTGTGGGTACTAAAAACTTTTTGGGGAATCTGTTCCCTCTCGTGTGGACTGTGTTTGCCTACCTTTGCATCAGGAGTGCCTGCTCTGTTTTACATTGCTGTCAGAAATAAAGCTCCCCACCCCAATGTGGTTTTTATGACAACTGAATTTGTGCTAGCACTGGGGCAATTATGTGGCTGTTTGCCTCTGATTAATTGTTTCCATTGATTTTACTTTGCCCTGTTGTGGTACTACTGGATTGCTGTATTTTCTATGGAGCAATATAGAGCAGgtcttttttcctcagtgtgagtgagtggggaacaacaaacagaaaacttgGAGCAGCTGAGAGTTTTCACAGAATGCTTTGAGCAGGGGGCAGAAACTGATGGAGCTTCAGTTTGCCCTACCTCCATTTGCCACTCCAGGCAATCACCCATGGtgcctgtgctgctgctatCTCCCTTGTTCTTTCACCTAACATTTCATTATGTCTCTTTAAAGCAGTTAAGCCTCAAGTATTAGCAGGTTAAGGAAAGTAATCAGTGCATTGAAAACATGTTGCCTTAACACCAGAGCATGAGCTCATGTTCAGGCCTTTTTACTTTAATGGAAACCAGATTGTCTTGAACTGCCACCAGCAGATGCATTGCAGTGAAGTGCATTATGGGCATATTTGAAGAGGGCTCTTGAAATTTGAAGGGATTTACTTTGACTGAATATCAGATAAGACATCAATAGTGGAAAGTCAGGCAAAGCTACAAAGAAAGTTTACAGGGGCTAATATATCCTTCCTGTTTTCCAAAACTACTCTGACTTCTGTTTTCCTTTACTCTCTAAACTCTTTCGAAGCTTAACTCttttcatgtgtgtatatgGTCTGTGTGGCATTTTgtgtcttctcctcttttctgcagctgcatttaCGTGAGCAGTTTACATTAGTAATATTTTAACAAGAGCTCAAGCTCAAGTAAAATGCTTCATTGAATAAAATGAGTTCATTTTGAAATTATGAataatgaaatgacaaacttAGGATTTCACACCATGTGTGACTAAATAACTCTATAATTTCCCATTACTCACTTTTGTTGATATTCCATTATTATGGCCAGTGTTTTGCTTATTTGATTTCTCCGCAACTAATAAGACTGTAGACACCAAAGCTCAACAACGTCTTTGTGGTGAATAATGTTGGCTTATGCGTAACAGATCCTTTACTTCTGATTACTGTCTGTGAAGCAAATAAACAGGACATTGTATGGCATAAACTGTGTTGCAGATGTAAAGAAAGGTCATCACACCACCAGAATTAAAGATTGACACCCTCTGTCACCCTTAAATTATTTACAAGTCTCATAACTCTAGAAACAGTACTAAAATGTAATGTACTTTTTCTGTGTTCTGATCAGGGAAGAAACACAAATCAATTATTTGTCATTTCTAAGTCAAATACATGACTTATGTTGGTAAATTTAGCTCTAATTTATACAATGTAGGAAGTTTCATGTAGGAAGGGAAAAGTTTCTTGTGTAGCTGAAGTCTGTCACATTTTATCAACAAAGTGACTCTAAAGTGCAGTGTGTTCCTTGAAGTCCTGAATGTGTCGTCTCAGAGAGATGGCTGCAAAGATTTATGTACTAtcaaacagggagagagagggttttAGGTAAAGAAGAATGAGAGGGTAAGTCACCTCAGTACTTGTCCATCCCGATCTTTAGGTCACAATCActctcatcctccctcttttcAAAATGTCCTTCGTCTCCACAGgacctcccctctctctcttttttcctttctctggcCAATTTCTTCCCAGTGTGTGCCATTCAGacagtttcttcctctttggTCTTTCTGacctttcattctctctctctctctctctctctctttctctctctctctctcggccTTTGCTCTGCTTCGTTGCCCCCACTTCATTCAGCTGCTGGTTCACAATGTAGCCACAGCGTGACATTTAGGGACAATTGAGTTGTGGCAGTTATAGattgcagctgcagtgtttcagaGTGATGTATTTGTCTAATAGCCCGGTCGTCTGTTCCTTCTGACTTGCCAATAATCGATgaccctctctgtttctttgtccatccatccacccatccattgtggcagtagcagtagtagaaCTATCTCTACAACTCtcataaaatacaacaaagttCATTTAAATAGCGTGTTTACCCAAAATTTACATAATTTATGCTCCCCTCATTGTGAAActctgaaaaaaagacaaaaaagcttATGTATGATTAGTTAAATGGTTGTGAAACATTGGCAATATTACagtgcatttattttatatgcATATGACTTGGTTATAGTTATCCCTGCAGTGCATTTGAATATGTTATGCTTGGTAGTGGTAGGTAGTGTTAAAATTGTGTCACAGTGACATTAGTTTTAATGCTGGTACAGTTGTGTGATAATTAGTTGCAAAAATGATATATAATGGTAtttcttaaagctgcactaatcagtgtttttctatTGTCAGTGGGTCAGGTGACAgtttgtaatgtgaaaggggtctCTTGCAGTGATAAACCAGTTCCCCTCAGCTAGAAGATGTGGCATTTGAGGAGTTTGTTGAGCCTAAGGATGGAAAATTGACAGCAATGCTGGAGATTTTTGGTATTATGGATTATGATTGTTCTTAATGTTTGTAATTATCTGTGAGTCTGAATTGAATTGGATTGATTctggcagagaaagaggaagatagGACAAAGTGTGTGAGTAGAGGGAAATGAGGATCTGAGAGACAGTAGGAGGACAGGGGGAGATGAAGGGGTAATTAACAAAAGAGGGGCTGGGCTGACAGAGTGGTGAGCATGTAAGGAGtaggaggaaagaagagaaataagGTAAGGGAGTAGGGAGAAAGAAGACAAATAATAAGCAAAGGACAGAGGGCGAGAAATGGTAAGGAGCCATAGCAGAGGGATGTAGAGGAAAGGAAGagtgatgagagaaaaaaaaatgtggggaAAGGAGTGCTGAGGTCGGtagaaaaaatgtttaaagacagagacagaggggaagaggagagctAAGGCAGGGTTAGTAAACATTCAATTATAACTTAGAAGACATTAATGTATATCATgagacaaatgaaaactttacgCACATGATACTCTGTTACAGATGGATACATTGTACTCTTTTTATAGACTGTTCAACATAGAAACAACCCAAGattcagagagagacaatggCTATTTAATACAACTGGGTATTGTAGAGGTGCACTGTGGAGGTGGATGGTAGACTAGAGCAGAGACTAATTTCCACTGCAGCAATGCTGACGGATGGACTGAAGGAACCTTATTTTACCCTATAAATTTTTTATTCCTAGATCCTCCAAACTATTAACTGCTTCCCCTTTGTTCCTTTCCTCGTCCTTTctacctttctttctttcccctcaCTCAGCCTCTCCTAAGCTCTCTGCTGGGATCAAACTTTTAGAATAGCTCTGACTTTGTTCTTAGTCAGCTTGTTCTCAAAATTACAGCAAAAGCTTTTGCACTTCCAGTATGAATCTGCATCCACATTATTAAACCCTGGACAGCACTATTAAACTACGCTGCATGTCCAATGATGGTACACTCATGTAGAAATTGTTCCCTATACCTTCCCAATTAGTTGCTACATATCTGCAGGAACTTACAGTATCAGGCTTAAAACTTCATGATACAGTTTTGTGACATAGTTCCAGGGTTGGATTTGCTTTGGTTTGGTTGGATTTGAATGAGTCAGTTACATTTGGATTAATTAGCATTAAATATTTGCAACGCTTGGAACGACTGTTTTCTGAAGACTCCTAGTGATTTTTCTCAGTGAATGGAGGTAACACTAGGTGTGTATACATCTTATGCAGGTACACTTGCCATTGTCTGTTTGAGTTCCACAAGCTGCTGTTGAGTTTCCAGCTGTGTGCCAAGTCAACATGGACGAGTCCAGCTTCTTCCTCCAAGGAGGACTtgtaagaaaacacagacacaaacagtgtgTATGCATCCTATTCAATTTAATATAATCCAGCAGGacaaaatttttttttttttttttcaaagactTGGAACACACTTAATAGCCCAAAACTCTTTCCACTGTGAATTCCAGTGTAGAACTGTGCAGAACTTAAGCTTTTCTCCTTAAATGCAACTGCTTCATTCACACTGTTCACACTTTTAACAGTAAGTCTGTGTCATagaaattagtttggacaacATCACAGAGCTAAGATAAGCCGCCTAACTTTTCCATCCACTTCCTCTAGACAGTACCTCTGACACAGGAACCTTTGCTTTGCCACTAGGATTGTATGTGTTGTTGgaggtttttattattttcctgcCGCAGCCAGAATATATTTCCCAATAGTAACAATGAAGTTGAGGTGAAGTCAGGTGTGAGGGTGGGTGTACGAGTGTATGAGGAAGGCAGCTTGATTGTGTCGGTGTCTTCATcatgcttttcctgctgtgtacTGTTTCATGGTTTTGTTTAAGTGTGACAGTGACAATTGAAAACAACTGTATGCTTTCTGTATTTGATTAAGAAAACAGCCCCCTGCAGTGTGTATATATTATACCCTGGTGATGATGAGAACAGGTCGGCTCCTTTGCTTTTTCTTACAACTGAGGATCTATTCATGGCTGACTCACtgaaaagagcagagagcaAGAGGGTGTATGGGTTTGTGGATATCTGTCACTCACTTCTGTTGCTTTATTCCATCAGTGGGAATTAGATTTGACAAAGTTGAGCTCAATATTAATGTGATCACAGGAGGATTTTGCTGCTGCCAAGATTTCCTCTCCCTTCAGCTTAGAGTAGAGTCTAGTGTTTATCTAGTTCAGTTAATGATGTAGGGCCATGATTCATGACTTGTCTTAACTCGGCAAGTTTGACAAAAGTTTCACGGTTACCTGTTCTTAATGACAACATACATTAAATCCTTCTTTCTTAcctgtgtctctttctcctttcactCCTTATATTAAGTACTCTCAGCTCTTTCCACCTAGTTCCTTCTCAGTAATTTCTCACCTGCCCTCTCTTGCTTTACGTCACTTTATCCACCCATTTCTCCCTCTTATCTACCAACTGTCTCCCATCACCCCTGTTCCCTGACTTTACCCTTCCTGCCTCTTGCTCTTCTTTCTAGGTGATTCGAAGAATAGCTGTAATGAGCTGCACAAGCTGTTGATGTTGTACTCTCTGCGTCAGAACCACATCTCCTTGTGCGTCACCTCCTTCATTGTTAACAATCTCAGCTCTTGCTTTGTGGAGCTGcccgctctctgtctctccacaggCTGTGAGTGTCAGCTGTTATCCCATCAATCCCTGTTGCTTCTTCTGTCTCGTTCTCCTTCTCAGTGTGGCTGTCTcgctttctttttctgtgcgtgtgtgtgtgtctgtctggctctctgactgagccctcccacccacacacacttcaccaTAAGCCCCTGTTTGATTGACTCTAATGGCTAAAATGGCCACCAGAGACTGAGGCGATGCCACAATGGTGCTGTAATACTCAGTTATTGAGTTTAAGTTGAGAACTGTATCTGCTTTAGATTAAACAAATGTTTCATGCATCTCTTGTGTAATTCTATTTGATTGTCGCTCACTTGAGGAATCTATCAAAACCCCATCACAGAGTTACTGCTAGGTGTCAAGTGAGTTACACTGTGTTGGCTCATccattctcactttctttctccttgCTGACTCTTCtatctctgtcctctcttcgCATTGTAGAGTAATCCACCAGCAGGACTCCTCTGATCTTTGTTCGGTCTCCTGGGGTGGACCCCACCTGGGCcctgctgcagctggctgaAGCCTCTGGCATGAGCAAGCACttccacactctctctctgggcCAGGAACAGACCCCCATCACCAAGAGCATGAACGAAAAGGTTTGTTAGAAATGGTACAATACCAATTGCTCCATCCTACTCcctgctcttctgtctctgatTCGTTCTGTGTGTTAgcagtgtatttttattattattattgtttccCACAAGTGCTTGTTTTAGGCTGAAGTGTCATTTGTGGTTGACAAAGTGCACAAATACTTGATGAATATTTGATTGATTTGGTTTATTCAGATGAATCCTTCACTCCTTGTATCGACCCACTGTTTCCCAGCTCTCTCATGCTCATCAGCATGATTTGCAGCTGTTTATTAAACCAGTGGAGGCCCGACTGTCAGTTTCTATGGTTTGTTGCTTTTCAGACACGCCTCTCCGTAACTAGGGAAATGTCACTGTTATACATCAagcaatttgtttgtttgggaaAGTCGATTTTTATTGTCTttcctttgatttattttcaccCTTCCATGTCTTCCCTCTTCTGTGACTTAGATGCATAACAGTTATAATGGCTTTGGTACGAGTGGCACATAACCAACTGCCAGCTTCATACCATATAAAGATCAAATTatccctttcctcttttctgacTGTATTTTAGCAGCGCAATTATTCTAAATCAGTCATTTTATACTGACTATATGAAACATGCTTCTGCTGAAAGTCTAACACATGCTACATGTCTACCAGGCAAGAACTGATCCTGCCAAGTGTCAGTTCCTCATTGTTTTTGAATTCTTTCAATTACCTTGCTAGAAAGGAAATGGCTAGACTCTCTGTACTCTGTAATATGCATTGTTCACCTGATTGAGTCATCAGGTCAGTAGGCTTGGATAAAGCCAAAGATAGCACCTACTTAAAGTACCCCTTGTCACTCAAAAACATGCAAGAGAATAAAAAGCATCCTGGTGACTCAGTGGTTGAGACTCATACCTTATTAAAGCACATCCCTCGTTTCATCCTGGGTTGGAAACCTTTGTGGCACATTTTAGTCCTCTCTTGCTCCTCATGTTTCCTGTCATCTTTTTCATCAGGTTTGTGTATATTACACATCACTCCAGCACGGAGTTGTAAATACTAAGACCACATCTAGGGAGTTGGAAGGTCTCCACATCTAGGATCCACATCCTGGATGCCTGGGTTGGACAAGATGATGGATCAGCTACTGTAAAGGTGCAATAGCTCCTCTCAAATTTCAGCTCTTCGCCCGTGTACACAAACCATTAAAATGACATGTGCTTATCTTGAtgctcaaaataaaaacacatatgaaCATATGGAATTTTAAATTGAAACACGTACATTTATGGAAGGCAGTGACACAATCCCAAACATAGCTCCCCTCATAGTGGTAATACTGCCCCCTATTGCCCTTAGGGTGTGAAATCCAACATGAATGAACATGACAGTCAATTCTGACTGTGATCTGATGCTAAAGGTACACAGTTAAACAGTAACAGCTACTGCCGTATCTCCCATCAGGTGGTCTACCATCAGTGCTAGTGAATGTTATACTGAAGATGGTCAGGATGTGGTTGTGATTATGGTGGTGGTGACTGAGTGACATTTATGCATGGCTGATGTTCTTAGTAATCTGCTCTAAATAACAAATAGAAGCTTAAGTCAAGCAGAGAGACCATTTTATACCCTGTCAGAGTAAAGGCCAATTAGACTAATGGATAATGACAATCTAGTTCAAGTGCATGACACTGAACAGTACTGAACAGTAGTACACTGTCAAAATGcctgtctctccatctttaCTGTTTCTGTCTACTCTCTGCAGAAGAACCATTTCACTTGGCCTCAGTGTGTTGTCTTGCATTTCAAAGTCAGTCTGTTAAAATCATCTTCTTGATGCAACCCCAGGTGAGTGAGAGTCTGCTGAGTCTGTACCTGAATGAGTATGAGGAGATTCCCTGGGATGCACTCAAGTACCTCATTGCTGGGGTCAACTATGGAGGTCACGTCACAGATGACTGGGACAGGCGTCTTCTAACCACATACATCAATGACTACTTCTGTGATGCTGCTGTCAACCAGCCCTTCTTCAAGTGAgacactgcaacacacacacagacacacacacacacacacacacacacacacacacacatacatacacatacatatattcTTCTTCCACAGCTTATCGTATATGGGTATAACaatttgtatatttatgtgttaCAGTATGTTTCTCTTCAGATGAACCCAAACTA
Protein-coding regions in this window:
- the LOC127138947 gene encoding dynein axonemal heavy chain 2-like; its protein translation is MQPQVSESLLSLYLNEYEEIPWDALKYLIAGVNYGGHVTDDWDRRLLTTYINDYFCDAAVNQPFFNSSLEELEKVIKGFSGDVIQLGGDLPLHL